Proteins found in one Limnothrix sp. FACHB-406 genomic segment:
- a CDS encoding NINE protein: MTEVAGTLTRPRKRTMAVALALTCFVVPFASGLHKFYLRQRWWGVAYFLFFWTMIPQIASAIEAIWYLSQDQEEFDRNFNKELPSAQRTVTVTVQPERVNAVGDALRELDRLRQEGLISEAEFEQKRRLLLDQI, encoded by the coding sequence ATGACGGAAGTGGCAGGAACCTTAACCCGACCACGCAAGCGAACGATGGCCGTGGCCCTGGCCCTCACCTGTTTTGTGGTTCCCTTTGCATCGGGGTTGCACAAGTTTTATTTGCGGCAACGATGGTGGGGCGTGGCTTATTTTCTGTTTTTTTGGACAATGATTCCGCAAATTGCCAGTGCGATCGAGGCAATTTGGTATCTTTCCCAAGACCAAGAAGAGTTCGATCGCAACTTTAATAAAGAGCTACCGTCCGCCCAACGAACGGTCACGGTTACTGTGCAACCGGAGCGGGTAAATGCGGTGGGAGATGCCCTGCGAGAATTGGATCGACTTCGCCAAGAGGGATTAATTTCTGAGGCAGAGTTTGAACAAAAGCGCCGTCTGCTACTCGACCAAATTTAG
- a CDS encoding ComEA family DNA-binding protein, whose product MKAARSKIARDPFCRLNSALEVAVAAEMGIAIDANRASIDDWLRLPGLSIRQATLLTQLSASGVVFYGLEDLAAALGVTVAQLEPWTPVLRFYFYDPEAASFQRTLDANHATVDELERLPGVDRALAERMIRDRQERGAFRSLIDLKRRLNLSGELLGELMHYLRFPTS is encoded by the coding sequence TTGAAAGCAGCTCGCAGCAAAATTGCGCGTGATCCATTTTGTCGGCTTAATTCTGCGTTGGAAGTGGCGGTGGCGGCCGAAATGGGCATTGCAATTGATGCTAATCGCGCCAGCATTGACGATTGGTTACGATTGCCAGGGCTATCGATTCGGCAAGCCACCTTGCTGACTCAATTGAGTGCGAGTGGAGTGGTGTTTTATGGATTAGAAGATTTGGCTGCTGCTTTAGGGGTAACGGTGGCACAGTTGGAGCCTTGGACACCGGTTTTACGGTTTTATTTTTACGATCCGGAGGCGGCTTCTTTTCAACGAACCTTGGATGCTAATCACGCCACAGTTGATGAACTGGAGCGGCTGCCGGGGGTCGATCGCGCCTTAGCAGAAAGAATGATTCGCGATCGCCAAGAGCGGGGTGCTTTCCGCAGTTTAATTGATTTAAAACGCCGCTTGAATTTATCTGGTGAACTGCTCGGAGAATTAATGCACTATTTACGATTCCCAACGTCTTAG